The genomic window ACTGGGCGCCGCTGTCCAGGAGGGCACTGCCCGCGTCCGCCGCGCCGGTCATGGCGCTGCCCGCGGTGAAGGGCAGGAACATCGCCACACGCTCCAGCAGCGACTGGCCCGAGTTGGCCAGGACCGCGCGGAGCATCGGCTCCACCACGAAGGGGACCGCCAGCAAGGTCAGCAGAGCCACGGTCTGGGAGCGGATGAGCGCGCCCAGGGCCACGCCTGCCAGGCCCCAGCCCGCGACCAGCAGCACGTGGCCGATATGGACGCGGACCAGGAGCGCCGCCGGGACCCCGCTCAGGGACTCGCCGGCCAGAACAGGGAGGGCGACGGCCCAGGCGACGGCCAGGTTGGCCAGCGCGAGCACGGCGCTGAATGCGGCGATCGACACGGCCTTGGCGCCGAAAGCGACCGACCGGCGGGGGGTCAGCGCGAGGGTGGTGCGGATCGTGCCGTACCGGTATTCATGACCCATGGCGAAGACGCCCAGTGCGCCGGCTGTCACCGGTGTCAGCGGGGACTTCGTCAACATGATCACCAGCAGCTCGGACACCGGTACGGCCTGTCCTCGGTCCGCCGACATGTCCTTGATCAGGGCCCCGAAGGCCAAGGCCAGCAACGCGGTGACCATCAGGGTGGCGGCGGCCGTCCACCAGGTGCTGCGCAGGGTCCGCAGCCGCCACCATTCGTACGCGAGCGCCGTCCTCATGCCGTCGCCTTCTCCTGTCCGGCCCGCCGGGCGTCGTAGTCGGTCTGTTCCGCCGAGGCGCGGAGGTACGCGGACTCCAGCGTGGAGGTACGGGCGACCAGTTCGTAGACGAGGATCCCGAGGGCCGCGGCGATCTCGGCGATGCGCCGCTGGGCCAGTCCGCGTACGACGACGAGCTCGGCTTCCCGCTCCAGTACCGTGCCGCCCTCCTCCGCCACCGCCTGGGCCAGCCCCTCGGCGTCGGAGGTGCGCACGAGCACTGCTTCCAGCTCGAAGGTGCGGATGAACTCGGCCTGCGGCAGGTCGGCGAGGAGCCGCCCGCGGCCGATGACCACCAGGTGGTCGGCGACCGCCTCCACCTCGGCGAGCAGGTGTGAGGAGATCAGCACGGAGTTGCCGCCGGCCGCGTACCGGGTCAGGAATTCCCGGAGCCAGTGGATGCCCTGCGGGTCGAGCCCGTTCGCGGGCTCGTCCAGGATCAGCGTGTCCGGCTCGCCCAGCAACGCCGCGGCAAGGCCCAGCCGCTGGCCCATACCCAGCGAGAAGCCCCTGGGCCGGGTGGTGGCGACCGAGCCGAGGCCCACCTGTTCCAGCACCTCGTCGGCGCGGGAGACCGGCAGTCCGGCCCCCTTCGCGAGCATCCGCAGATGGTTGACGGCCGTCCGAGCCGGGTGGAAGGAGCGTGCGTCGAGCATCGCCCCGACCCGGCGTGCGGGCCGGGCCAGTTCGCGGTACGGAACACCGTCGAAGAGGGTTTCGCCCTCACCCGCGTCGAGTCCCAGCATGAGCCGCATGGTGGTCGACTTCCCTGCGCCGTTGGGCCCGAGGAAGCCCGTCACCTTTCCCGGCTCCACGCGGAAGGACAGGTCCTCCACGACCGTCTTCCCGCCGTATCGCTTCGTGAGGCCGCGGGCCTCGATCAGTGCCA from Streptomyces sp. FIT100 includes these protein-coding regions:
- a CDS encoding ABC transporter permease; this encodes MRTALAYEWWRLRTLRSTWWTAAATLMVTALLALAFGALIKDMSADRGQAVPVSELLVIMLTKSPLTPVTAGALGVFAMGHEYRYGTIRTTLALTPRRSVAFGAKAVSIAAFSAVLALANLAVAWAVALPVLAGESLSGVPAALLVRVHIGHVLLVAGWGLAGVALGALIRSQTVALLTLLAVPFVVEPMLRAVLANSGQSLLERVAMFLPFTAGSAMTGAADAGSALLDSGAQLGPLAGGVVFLALITAKTAAAATAFRRRDA
- a CDS encoding ATP-binding cassette domain-containing protein, whose protein sequence is MALIEARGLTKRYGGKTVVEDLSFRVEPGKVTGFLGPNGAGKSTTMRLMLGLDAGEGETLFDGVPYRELARPARRVGAMLDARSFHPARTAVNHLRMLAKGAGLPVSRADEVLEQVGLGSVATTRPRGFSLGMGQRLGLAAALLGEPDTLILDEPANGLDPQGIHWLREFLTRYAAGGNSVLISSHLLAEVEAVADHLVVIGRGRLLADLPQAEFIRTFELEAVLVRTSDAEGLAQAVAEEGGTVLEREAELVVVRGLAQRRIAEIAAALGILVYELVARTSTLESAYLRASAEQTDYDARRAGQEKATA